The following proteins are encoded in a genomic region of Alistipes shahii WAL 8301:
- a CDS encoding dihydrofolate reductase family protein, which yields MQITLSFATTADGYLDDNSPRRLMISTPEDWEAVLRLRASHDAILAGAETLRRDDPALLLRDAAARELRRARGMRPDLTKVTLTHSGRLSPSMRFFTEGDADRYVFSEKELPELKGVAEVISSDGSITASAIVTELEKRGVERLLVEGGASVLRMFLAEGMADTVRRAVNPQLTLGPERGGAQFRFEVPEGAACRRENLGGMEVATCTLRPDTRDEDLRYLTQAVAEGLRCVPSRTSYCVGAVVALPDGRSFTGYTHETSPTHHAEQEAIRKALDAGAELRGAAIYSSMEPCSQRKSEPESCTQLILRHGFARVVFALYEPDRFVRCRGAQTLREAGVDVRVYPELAEGVRRANAHLGR from the coding sequence ATGCAGATAACACTATCTTTCGCCACGACGGCCGACGGCTACCTGGACGACAACAGTCCCCGGCGGCTGATGATCTCGACGCCCGAAGACTGGGAGGCGGTCCTGCGCCTTCGGGCCTCGCACGACGCGATCCTCGCGGGAGCCGAAACGCTGCGGCGCGACGATCCCGCCCTGCTCCTGCGCGATGCCGCGGCGCGGGAACTGCGCCGTGCCCGGGGCATGCGGCCCGACCTGACGAAAGTCACCCTCACACACTCGGGACGGCTCTCGCCGTCGATGCGCTTCTTCACGGAGGGCGACGCAGACCGCTACGTGTTTTCAGAAAAGGAACTTCCGGAATTGAAAGGCGTTGCAGAGGTTATTTCAAGCGACGGTTCAATTACGGCTTCAGCGATCGTCACCGAACTCGAAAAGCGCGGCGTGGAGCGTCTGCTGGTCGAGGGGGGAGCCTCCGTCCTGCGCATGTTCCTCGCCGAAGGGATGGCCGACACGGTGCGCCGGGCGGTCAATCCGCAGCTGACGCTGGGACCGGAGCGGGGCGGCGCGCAGTTCCGGTTCGAGGTCCCGGAGGGGGCCGCATGCCGGCGGGAGAATCTGGGCGGCATGGAGGTTGCGACCTGCACGCTTCGTCCCGACACCCGGGACGAAGACCTCCGCTACCTGACGCAGGCCGTGGCCGAAGGGCTGCGGTGCGTGCCCAGCCGGACCTCCTATTGCGTCGGGGCCGTGGTGGCGCTTCCCGACGGGAGGAGCTTCACGGGCTACACCCACGAGACTTCGCCCACGCACCATGCCGAGCAGGAGGCGATCCGCAAGGCGCTCGACGCGGGCGCCGAATTGCGCGGGGCGGCGATCTACTCCTCGATGGAGCCGTGCTCGCAGCGGAAGAGCGAGCCGGAGAGCTGCACGCAGCTGATCCTGCGCCACGGATTCGCGCGCGTGGTCTTTGCGCTGTACGAACCCGACCGGTTCGTCCGCTGCCGCGGGGCGCAGACGCTGCGCGAAGCGGGTGTCGACGTGCGGGTTTATCCCGAACTGGCCGAAGGCGTGCGCCGGGCCAACGCCCACCTCGGAAGGTGA
- a CDS encoding ABC transporter permease, which yields MPGFLHNTCAVMRRETGRITRQPMYFVLMIVLPVVSFAFFALLFNQGAIRNIPIAVLDQDNTTLSRKAVQMIDDTPTAMVAYGIQGMDEGERLMREGRIMAIVQIPAFFEKNILSNSQTHLENYVSGTNITVNGLLSKDIQTAVTTFTAGIQLQVLMKQGLTQRQAMAQLMPVRFDKHVLFNPHINYGYYLSPSFMPMMLMIFVVMVTVFAIGTELKHATAREWLGTGNGSVAAALAGKVLPITAVMFLISLVMLVINFKIVGTPLNGSLAVILVGTLLFILSYQSISVLIVSLLANLRLSLSIGGGYSVLAFTFSGLTFPIMAMWEPMQWVSKIFPFTFYTDIFVDQMLRGTPWVYSLPDLCYMSLFIVLPLLCLPRLKRVCTEEKFWGRL from the coding sequence ATGCCCGGATTCCTGCACAACACCTGCGCCGTGATGCGCCGCGAGACGGGCCGGATAACCCGTCAGCCGATGTATTTCGTGCTGATGATCGTCCTGCCCGTGGTGTCGTTCGCGTTTTTCGCCCTGCTGTTCAACCAGGGCGCAATCCGCAACATCCCGATCGCCGTCCTGGACCAGGACAACACGACGCTTTCGCGCAAGGCCGTGCAGATGATCGACGACACCCCGACGGCGATGGTGGCCTACGGCATTCAGGGCATGGACGAGGGCGAGCGGCTGATGCGCGAAGGGCGGATCATGGCCATCGTGCAGATTCCGGCCTTCTTCGAGAAGAACATTTTGAGCAACAGCCAGACCCACCTCGAAAACTACGTCTCGGGAACGAACATCACGGTCAACGGACTGCTGTCGAAGGACATCCAGACCGCCGTGACGACCTTCACGGCCGGCATTCAGCTCCAGGTGCTTATGAAGCAGGGGCTTACGCAGCGGCAGGCCATGGCGCAGCTGATGCCCGTGCGTTTCGACAAGCACGTGCTCTTCAATCCGCACATCAATTACGGATACTACCTCTCGCCGAGTTTCATGCCCATGATGCTGATGATCTTCGTGGTGATGGTGACCGTTTTCGCCATCGGCACCGAACTCAAGCACGCCACGGCCCGCGAATGGCTCGGCACGGGAAACGGTTCGGTCGCGGCGGCGCTCGCGGGCAAGGTGCTGCCCATCACGGCGGTGATGTTCCTGATCTCGCTGGTGATGCTGGTGATCAACTTCAAAATCGTGGGAACGCCGCTGAACGGCAGTCTCGCGGTGATTCTCGTCGGCACGCTGCTCTTCATTTTGAGCTACCAGTCGATCTCGGTGCTGATCGTCTCGCTGCTGGCCAACCTGCGCCTGTCGCTCTCGATCGGCGGCGGATATTCGGTGCTGGCCTTCACCTTCTCGGGACTGACGTTCCCGATCATGGCCATGTGGGAGCCGATGCAGTGGGTGAGCAAGATCTTCCCGTTCACCTTCTACACCGATATTTTCGTCGACCAGATGCTCCGCGGCACGCCGTGGGTCTACTCGCTGCCCGACCTCTGCTACATGTCGCTGTTCATCGTTTTACCGCTCCTGTGCCTGCCGCGCCTGAAAAGGGTCTGCACGGAGGAAAAATTCTGGGGGAGATTGTGA
- a CDS encoding C10 family peptidase yields the protein MEKTSTMKQARTSVLVALALICVVSCAKIDDESSAVAPEQPARPTVLLPTRSYEEALSLAWKSIALVDRGQTRSATARSIRSERGQCVTTPSTRSGAGSDTLMYVFNFENNDGFSVIAANRAVDPVLAVAEKGNYTYGEPTGVENFDFYMDAMAQSLAVIKPPKFDTIRTTPKFKTVEVNESRSCDPLIPVRWGQRSPYGDYCSNGYSGCVATAIAQIMAYYRFPSSFTTTYTDAPHAGETIALNWTSIISYPYVYQVPALMREIGQRVEMTYHPIDENDMETGSSAFSYMAPDCLISFGYSCASGLASYEIASIRTNLDETHPVYVRANDISEGGHAWIADGYIYSRIGTEYYEEILIDNGLTLYYDYILTNSTVQTTNLVHYNWGWNGSCDGYFAPGDGVASGNGYIFNGLQMITSIRLPRIDSNLNQDFL from the coding sequence ATGGAGAAAACAAGTACAATGAAACAGGCAAGGACCTCCGTATTGGTTGCCCTTGCTTTGATCTGTGTCGTTTCGTGTGCGAAAATCGACGACGAATCATCCGCCGTCGCACCGGAACAGCCCGCTCGGCCTACCGTGCTCTTGCCGACGCGCAGTTATGAGGAGGCCCTTTCCCTTGCCTGGAAGAGCATCGCCCTTGTCGACCGGGGCCAGACCCGCTCGGCCACAGCCCGTTCGATCCGCAGCGAACGCGGCCAATGCGTCACTACCCCGTCCACGCGCAGCGGCGCCGGGAGCGACACTTTGATGTATGTTTTCAATTTTGAGAACAACGACGGATTTTCGGTCATTGCCGCCAACCGCGCCGTCGATCCTGTGCTGGCTGTCGCCGAAAAGGGAAACTACACCTACGGCGAACCGACCGGCGTGGAGAATTTCGATTTCTATATGGACGCCATGGCGCAAAGTCTGGCCGTGATAAAGCCGCCGAAGTTCGACACGATACGCACTACGCCTAAATTCAAGACGGTGGAGGTCAATGAATCCCGCTCCTGCGACCCGCTTATTCCGGTCAGGTGGGGGCAAAGATCTCCCTACGGAGACTATTGCAGCAATGGGTATTCCGGCTGCGTGGCGACAGCCATTGCACAGATTATGGCCTATTACCGTTTCCCGTCTTCTTTCACGACGACCTACACCGATGCTCCGCATGCGGGAGAGACGATCGCTTTGAACTGGACTTCGATAATAAGTTATCCATACGTATACCAAGTACCCGCACTGATGCGGGAAATCGGACAACGGGTAGAAATGACATACCATCCAATAGATGAGAATGATATGGAGACAGGAAGTAGCGCTTTTTCGTATATGGCACCCGATTGTTTGATATCTTTTGGCTATAGTTGCGCTTCGGGCCTTGCAAGCTATGAGATAGCTTCAATTAGAACCAATTTGGACGAAACACACCCCGTTTATGTAAGGGCGAATGATATTTCAGAAGGAGGCCACGCTTGGATTGCCGATGGATATATCTATTCGCGTATCGGTACGGAATATTACGAAGAAATATTGATCGACAACGGATTAACCCTATATTACGACTATATACTGACAAATTCTACCGTTCAGACAACCAATCTGGTCCATTATAATTGGGGCTGGAATGGCAGTTGTGATGGCTATTTTGCTCCTGGAGATGGGGTCGCTTCTGGCAATGGATATATCTTCAATGGATTGCAGATGATAACATCGATCCGTTTACCCCGTATTGATAGTAATTTAAATCAAGATTTCTTATGA
- a CDS encoding HlyD family secretion protein, with amino-acid sequence MKRSNVIGILAAAAVIVLSVVLISWYLTKRTPTLIQGTVECTTYKASSKVPGRIDDMKVAQGDRVEKGQLLYTLSTPELEAKLRQAEAVKSAAAALDAMALAGARVQQIEAAMNMWQKAQAGLELARKTYERVQNLYNDGVVPAQKLDEATANYKAMEATALAAKAQYDMATDGARKEDKEAAAARVRQAEGAVSEVESYISDAMVYSPVTGEISTIIAEEGELVGSGYPVVAILDMSDLWVTFNVKETLLPGLRIGTRMNGYVPALDSDVEFEVTYISPQADFATWSATRTQGGFDIRTFAIKAKAVTEAANMRPGMSVLVDWDQIGK; translated from the coding sequence ATGAAACGAAGCAACGTAATCGGAATTCTGGCGGCCGCAGCGGTCATCGTCCTCTCGGTCGTACTGATCAGCTGGTACCTCACCAAACGGACCCCGACGCTGATTCAGGGCACGGTGGAGTGCACCACCTACAAAGCCTCGTCGAAGGTTCCGGGCCGCATCGACGACATGAAAGTGGCCCAGGGCGACCGCGTGGAGAAGGGACAGCTCCTTTACACGCTCTCGACGCCCGAACTGGAGGCCAAGCTCCGGCAGGCCGAGGCCGTGAAGAGCGCCGCCGCCGCGCTGGACGCCATGGCGCTGGCCGGCGCCCGCGTGCAGCAGATCGAGGCCGCGATGAACATGTGGCAGAAGGCGCAGGCCGGGCTGGAACTGGCCCGCAAGACCTACGAGCGCGTGCAGAACCTCTACAACGACGGAGTGGTTCCGGCGCAGAAGCTCGACGAGGCCACGGCCAACTACAAGGCCATGGAGGCCACGGCGCTGGCCGCCAAGGCGCAGTACGACATGGCGACGGACGGCGCCCGCAAGGAGGACAAGGAGGCCGCCGCGGCCCGCGTCCGCCAGGCCGAAGGGGCTGTCAGCGAGGTGGAGTCGTACATCAGCGACGCGATGGTCTATTCGCCCGTCACGGGCGAGATCTCGACGATCATCGCCGAGGAGGGCGAACTGGTCGGCAGCGGCTATCCGGTGGTGGCCATCCTCGACATGAGCGACCTGTGGGTGACCTTCAACGTGAAGGAGACGCTGCTTCCGGGCCTTCGGATCGGGACCCGCATGAACGGCTACGTCCCGGCGCTGGACAGCGACGTGGAGTTCGAGGTGACCTACATCTCCCCGCAGGCCGATTTCGCAACGTGGTCGGCGACCCGCACGCAGGGCGGGTTCGACATCCGCACCTTCGCCATCAAGGCCAAGGCCGTCACCGAGGCCGCGAACATGCGCCCGGGCATGAGCGTGCTCGTCGACTGGGACCAAATCGGAAAGTAA
- a CDS encoding metallophosphoesterase → MLFFLTSILSLTAIAADFIHFRRRRRRKQPVRRALVAWVAATDALPILSSLIGALSRDNGPELMYLYMWLFWAWIVTVPPRLAFYAFNFVNLRRTGYVAACAFVLFALWGTTRGRTSIRVNRVEICSDRIPEAFDGFRFVQITDMHVGTLVRPERELTRLADSVNAQRPEAVFFTGDLVNIRAGELDERTTALLRRIAGPVWSVTGNHDVGTYIKDSLRFPAAGEAREVVARQRAMGWTVLEDTTVYLRRGADSISLTGLSFDPALRERRHDRDLPGTAIPKAYAGVPDSLYNIALVHIPQLWEQIVEAGYGDLTLSGHVHSMQLKIRPWGRGWSPAKWIYKHWSGRYDTGRHTLYVNDGTGYVAYPMRLGAWPEVTLFTLKRCR, encoded by the coding sequence ATGCTCTTTTTTCTGACGTCGATACTCTCCCTGACGGCCATCGCCGCCGATTTCATCCATTTCCGCCGTCGCCGCCGCCGGAAGCAGCCCGTGCGCCGCGCACTCGTGGCGTGGGTCGCCGCGACCGACGCTCTGCCGATTCTCTCGTCGCTCATAGGCGCCTTGAGCCGCGACAACGGTCCGGAGCTGATGTACCTCTATATGTGGCTGTTCTGGGCGTGGATCGTCACTGTTCCGCCGCGTCTGGCGTTCTATGCGTTCAACTTCGTGAACCTGCGCCGCACGGGCTACGTCGCGGCCTGCGCGTTCGTGCTGTTCGCCCTCTGGGGCACGACCCGGGGACGCACCTCCATCCGCGTCAACCGGGTGGAGATCTGCTCCGACCGCATTCCCGAGGCCTTCGACGGCTTCCGGTTCGTGCAGATCACCGACATGCACGTCGGGACCCTCGTCCGTCCCGAACGCGAACTGACGCGGCTGGCCGACAGCGTGAACGCGCAGCGCCCCGAGGCGGTGTTCTTCACGGGCGATCTGGTGAACATCCGCGCCGGAGAGCTGGACGAACGCACCACGGCGCTCCTGCGGCGGATCGCAGGCCCGGTCTGGTCGGTCACGGGCAACCACGACGTGGGAACCTACATCAAGGATTCGCTGCGTTTCCCGGCGGCCGGGGAGGCCCGCGAAGTGGTCGCGCGCCAGCGGGCGATGGGGTGGACCGTCCTGGAGGACACGACCGTCTACCTGCGACGCGGTGCGGACAGCATCTCGCTCACGGGGTTGTCGTTCGACCCCGCGCTGCGCGAACGCCGCCACGACCGCGACCTGCCGGGAACGGCCATTCCCAAGGCTTACGCCGGAGTTCCGGATTCGCTCTACAACATCGCCCTCGTACATATCCCGCAGCTCTGGGAACAGATCGTCGAGGCCGGCTACGGCGATCTGACGCTCTCGGGGCACGTGCATTCGATGCAGCTGAAAATCAGGCCCTGGGGTCGCGGATGGTCGCCCGCGAAATGGATCTACAAACACTGGAGCGGACGCTACGACACGGGCCGCCACACACTTTATGTCAACGACGGCACGGGATATGTTGCATATCCCATGCGGCTGGGCGCATGGCCCGAAGTCACCCTGTTTACCTTGAAACGATGCAGATAA
- a CDS encoding ABC transporter permease → MSRFTKQIASYWKQLGSVVRNEFRTIFKDGGVMLILIFALIIYATAYSLAYGSQVLRNVPIGVVDECRTPTSRSLIDTFNAGPNTYVAYNPTSMEEAKELFYGRKIYGVVYIPSDYGEKLYGGEQANVAIYADASYFLMYRQVFQEVVTSIGKTGAMVEFQRLIAKGANIPQAQATTQPVIYQSHNLFNPYLGYGTFVMPAIIMVIIQQTMLIGIGMIGGTWREFGLYRKLCPAGRRRMSTLPIVLGRGLVYALIYAVTCTYILGLHYRLFHFPMNGATGVVMLFMAAYLAACIAMGIAVSTLFRYRENSLLLLLWTSIPVLMLSGVSYPRQGIPDWLFNLGQLFPSSHGVNGFIRIQTMGASIPEVFAEIKWLIILTVVYGGLACIGIHQVIGREQREHPARKENGDEGR, encoded by the coding sequence ATGAGCCGATTTACGAAACAAATAGCCTCTTACTGGAAACAGCTCGGATCGGTCGTCCGCAACGAGTTCCGGACGATCTTCAAGGACGGTGGCGTGATGCTGATTCTGATTTTCGCCCTGATCATCTACGCCACGGCCTACTCGCTGGCCTACGGATCGCAGGTGCTCCGCAACGTGCCGATCGGCGTGGTGGACGAATGCCGCACGCCGACCAGCCGCAGTCTGATCGACACCTTCAACGCCGGGCCGAACACCTATGTGGCCTACAATCCGACCTCGATGGAAGAGGCCAAAGAGCTGTTCTACGGCCGCAAAATCTACGGCGTGGTCTACATTCCGTCGGACTACGGGGAGAAACTCTACGGCGGCGAGCAGGCCAACGTGGCGATCTACGCCGACGCCAGCTACTTCCTGATGTACCGCCAGGTTTTCCAGGAGGTCGTGACCTCGATCGGCAAGACGGGGGCGATGGTCGAATTCCAGCGCCTGATCGCCAAGGGGGCCAACATCCCGCAGGCGCAGGCCACCACCCAGCCCGTGATCTACCAGTCGCACAACCTGTTCAACCCCTATCTGGGCTACGGCACGTTCGTCATGCCGGCGATCATCATGGTCATCATCCAGCAGACGATGCTGATCGGCATCGGCATGATCGGCGGCACGTGGCGCGAATTCGGACTTTACCGCAAACTCTGCCCCGCAGGGCGGCGGCGGATGTCGACGCTGCCCATCGTCCTGGGACGCGGACTGGTCTACGCGCTGATCTACGCCGTGACCTGCACCTATATCCTCGGCCTGCACTACCGGCTGTTCCACTTCCCGATGAACGGCGCGACGGGAGTCGTCATGCTCTTCATGGCGGCATATCTGGCGGCCTGCATCGCCATGGGCATCGCCGTATCGACGCTGTTCCGCTACCGCGAAAACTCGCTGCTGCTGTTGCTGTGGACCTCGATCCCGGTGCTGATGCTCAGCGGCGTGTCGTACCCGCGCCAGGGCATTCCCGACTGGCTGTTCAACCTCGGACAGCTGTTCCCGAGCAGCCACGGCGTCAACGGCTTCATCCGTATCCAGACCATGGGGGCCTCGATCCCCGAGGTTTTCGCCGAAATCAAGTGGCTCATCATCCTCACGGTCGTTTACGGCGGACTGGCCTGCATCGGCATTCACCAGGTGATCGGCCGCGAACAACGGGAACATCCCGCCCGGAAGGAAAACGGGGACGAAGGGCGCTAA
- a CDS encoding TolC family protein produces MKIAVKIAFMAAATIPAAASAQEAGRMLSLDEAVAVTLTENPALKAAAYEERAAQQQRRAAIGLRMPQINVTGAYAYMAKDIGFDFNDLKGPVKEGVAGGLTALVQNGLIPADKIPTLQGLLNPMMDADWFLKVQDQSLGFVGGEVTVPIWMGGKINAANRAARINEKTAVAQGNQTRNALISELVERYFGLALATQVVAVRQQVVDGVRRHLEDARALERNGMIAQTERLYVEFKMAEAERELANAKLQAETIASALSNTLGRESDWRPVTAMFLLAKVEDLAYYQDLAQARNPLLSQVSLKRELAQEGVRAQRADFLPQVAAIGGGSFYNYQVAGLVPRWAVGVGVNIKIFDGLNREYKYSAAKQTVRRVGELQNKAGKDIAVLVEKLYNQMMNYRNQMTSIDASLKFAEEYLRMKNAAFLEGMSSSSDLIDAELNLAGVRTERLQAAYNYDLLLARLLEAAGISDEYPSYARRNDAQAVLFDGSRSGN; encoded by the coding sequence ATGAAAATAGCTGTCAAGATCGCCTTCATGGCGGCGGCGACGATCCCGGCGGCGGCGTCCGCGCAGGAGGCCGGGCGGATGCTCTCGCTCGACGAGGCGGTCGCCGTCACCCTCACGGAGAACCCTGCGCTGAAAGCCGCGGCCTACGAGGAGCGCGCCGCACAGCAGCAGCGCCGCGCGGCCATCGGTCTCCGCATGCCCCAGATCAACGTCACGGGCGCATACGCCTACATGGCCAAGGACATCGGATTCGACTTCAACGACCTGAAAGGCCCGGTCAAAGAGGGCGTGGCGGGCGGACTGACGGCGCTCGTGCAGAACGGACTGATCCCCGCCGACAAGATTCCGACGCTCCAGGGGCTTCTGAACCCGATGATGGATGCCGACTGGTTCCTCAAGGTGCAGGATCAGAGCCTCGGATTCGTGGGAGGCGAGGTGACCGTCCCGATCTGGATGGGCGGCAAGATCAACGCCGCGAACCGCGCCGCGCGGATCAACGAGAAGACGGCCGTCGCGCAAGGCAACCAGACCCGCAACGCGCTGATCTCGGAACTCGTGGAGCGTTATTTCGGACTGGCCCTCGCCACGCAGGTCGTCGCCGTGCGTCAGCAGGTGGTGGACGGCGTGCGCAGGCATCTCGAAGACGCCCGGGCGCTCGAACGCAACGGCATGATCGCCCAGACCGAACGCCTCTACGTGGAGTTCAAGATGGCCGAGGCCGAACGGGAGCTGGCAAACGCCAAATTGCAGGCCGAGACCATCGCCAGCGCGCTGTCGAACACCCTGGGGCGCGAGAGCGACTGGCGTCCGGTGACGGCGATGTTCCTGCTCGCGAAGGTCGAGGATCTGGCCTATTATCAGGACCTCGCGCAGGCGCGCAACCCGCTGCTCAGCCAGGTGTCGCTCAAGCGCGAACTGGCCCAGGAGGGCGTGCGCGCCCAGCGTGCCGATTTCCTGCCGCAGGTGGCGGCCATCGGCGGCGGTTCGTTCTACAACTACCAGGTGGCGGGACTCGTGCCGCGCTGGGCCGTGGGCGTGGGGGTCAACATCAAGATTTTCGACGGTCTCAACCGCGAATACAAGTACTCGGCCGCCAAACAGACCGTGCGCCGCGTGGGCGAGTTGCAGAACAAGGCCGGAAAGGACATCGCAGTGCTGGTGGAGAAACTCTACAACCAGATGATGAACTACCGCAACCAGATGACCTCGATCGACGCGTCGCTGAAATTCGCCGAGGAGTATCTCCGGATGAAGAACGCCGCGTTCCTCGAAGGGATGAGTTCCTCGTCGGACCTGATCGACGCCGAGCTGAACCTCGCGGGAGTGCGCACCGAGCGGCTGCAAGCGGCCTACAACTACGACCTGCTGCTGGCCCGGCTGCTCGAGGCCGCGGGCATCAGCGACGAATATCCGTCCTACGCGCGCCGCAACGACGCGCAGGCGGTTCTCTTCGACGGCTCAAGAAGCGGAAATTAG